The Cydia amplana chromosome 9, ilCydAmpl1.1, whole genome shotgun sequence genome includes a region encoding these proteins:
- the LOC134650634 gene encoding large ribosomal subunit protein eL38: MPREIKDIKDFLLKARRKDAKSVKIKKNPENVKFKVRCSRFLYTLVITDKEKAEKLKQSLPPGLQVKEVK, from the exons ATG CCGCGTGAAATCAAGGACATTAAGGATTTCCTCCTGAAGGCGAGAAGGAAAGACGCCAAAT CGGTGAAAATAAAGAAGAACCCTGAGAATGTGAAGTTCAAGGTGCGATGCTCGCGCTTCCTCTACACGCTGGTCATCACCGACAAGGAGAAGGCCGAGAAGCTGAAACAGAGCCTGCCCCCAG GTCTCCAGGTGAAGGAAGTGAAGTAA
- the LOC134650780 gene encoding chondroadherin-like protein: MAARVLLALALVAPRRAAHAPCAAAPLCLCADDRFTCDAVQFHRFPNTEAGVRHVSVWGARLGALDDAALDARALHTLVLVACRLGVLQPAALASMRETLASLDLGHNELTEVPHEALRDLKVLNWINLQHNFISDLDGVKWGGLTETLTSLSLSNNRLTWLSAGSLRPLRALTTLELDGNRIQAVDAGALPRALVTLRLSDNLLREPPTLAALPRLQHLALRDNLVHTSNELKTGVQVHTHLHTLDLTHNYLDDDFTLELGVRLRNLLLDLNDFTTLPAFVMDCGRLEKLSVSHNRLAAVPETLNLLASDLRQLDLDYNELVALPLEINELMRLRRLSAAYNRLRAVSSLPPRLYALSLAGNDLANFPEGLTNLEAGTLTHLDLGYNRIAHVGVSTFGAWATGLDTLSLRGNRLSALLPGAFPLLPLRELALSFNELYSLSPEALSPLHALSVLELSGALAGGSMPRAPAAAWLALDNNDIRRVSAADLRAHPFLEHLNLDFNKIVEFPSDCNGWGSASFKLRELRLAYNHISIINGEFLTTLSELQSMDLSYNRMVNVSERTFAHLNNLVFVGLAGNDIECIAAGAFRALPRLQALELQYNHLERFATDVFEHVASDEPNLSVNASHNRISVLAGGGTAPISVIDLSHNALEILPAVFFEGVAPYLRRLLLAHNRVVVLDTLGALPRLAVLSLRENALETVRRRALASTPALEELDLTRNRLAILQPEQFRALRRLRVLRLAMNQLRGVPPGAFAGTLLEALDLRDNRLSSPPAAAIGAVGFTLRRLELGGNELARLDAAALASAGFLRELGLARASLRVLPDAAFAGLGRLRRLDLSHNLLVTNYRELLHPVPRLQRLALAGAGLRAVPALPLPALHELDLSGNAIAACREEDLRALPELRALNLSNNRLTILQSGAWAMMPRLAVLDVSHNPLTSMAGLDGMGRLLRLRIQGLRVSELERHALRSLLSLRELELDVGRSSVGAALSGVPQVQALILHVRVDVLDGQLVGVDARKLRAFELSGSVRLLSARALAPLARARSLALRMRGSRVGALPALAALARVPALGLELAGNALAALAPAALYPNLTGWNTRATKLLSGGLVVQEAGLRCGCGAAWLGAWLRRWTREVGGGARAALRAARRSECAARDGARALLQLEVDAAACRARALSARATTARAPALAALAALALRASQRSQ, translated from the exons aTGGCGGCGCGCGTGCTGCTCGCGCTGGCGCTCGtggcgccgcgccgcgctgcgCACGCGCCgtgcgccgccgcgccgctctgTCTGTGCGCCGACGACCGCTTCACCTGCGACGCTGTACAGTTCCACCGGTTCCCCAACACAG AGGCTGGCGTGCGGCACGTGTCGGTGTGGGGCGCGCGGCTCGGCGCGCTGGACGACGCGGCGCTGGACGCGCGCGCGCTGCACACCCTCGTGCTCGTCGCGTGCCGGCTGGGCGTGCTGCAGCCTGCCGCGCTCGC GTCGATGCGAGAAACGCTGGCATCCTTAGATCTGGGCCACAACGAGCTCACGGAGGTGCCCCACGAGGCGCTCCGGGACCTGAAGGTGCTCAACTGGATTAATTTGCAACA TAACTTTATAAGCGACCTGGACGGTGTAAAATGGGGTGGGCTGACGGAGACGCTGACCAGCCTGTCTCTGAGCAACAACCGTCTGACTTGGCTGAGCGCCGGCTCGCTGAGGCCGCTTCGCGCTCTCACAACGCTAGAACTAGACGGAAATAGGATCCAAGCGGTGGATGCCGGCGCGTTACCACGAGCCCTTGTCACCCTGCGTCTGTCTGACAACTTGCTGCGCGAGCCACCAACGCTGGCCGCGCTCCCTCGCCTCCAGCACCTCGCGCTCCGCGACAACCTCGTACATACCTCCAATGAACTGAAAACCGGTGTGCAAGTACACACACACTTGCACACCCTCGACCTCACCCACAATTATCTAGATGATGACTTTACCTTGGAGCTAGGTGTAAGG CTAAGGAACTTGCTGCTGGACTTGAATGACTTCACGACGTTGCCGGCGTTTGTGATGGACTGCGGACGTTTGGAGAAGCTATCTGTATCGCATAACCGACTTGCAGCTGTACCAGAGACACTTAATTTACTTGCGAGTGATCTGCGTCAGTTAGATTTAGATTACAATGAGCTGGTTGCGTTGCCATTAGAAATTAATGAGCTAATGAGACTACGGAGACTATCAGCCGCATACAACCGGCTGCGGGCGGTGTCGTCGCTGCCACCGCGACTCTACGCGCTGTCGCTGGCCGGAAATGACTTAGCGAATTTTCCAGAAGGCCTGACTAATTTAGAAGCGGGGACGTTGACACACTTGGATCTCGGTTACAACCGCATCGCGCATGTGGGTGTAAGCACGTTCGGCGCATGGGCAACAGGTCTGGATACACTGAGTTTACGCGGCAATAGGTTATCAGCGCTGTTGCCAGGCGCCTTTCCACTGCTGCCATTGCGTGAACTAGCGCTCAGCTTCAACGAGCTGTATTCTCTGTCACCAGAAGCGTTGTCTCCGTTGCATGCGTTATCCGTGCTGGAGTTGTCGGGCGCCCTGGCGGGAGGATCCATGCCGCGCGCGCCGGCCGCCGCCTGGCTCGCGCTCGACAACAACGACATCCGCCGTGTGTCAGCCGCCGACCTGCGCGCGCACCCGTTCCTCGAGCATCTGAACCTTGACTTCAACAAGATAGTGGAATTCCCGAGCGACTGTAATGGCTGGGGCAGCGCTTCGTTTAAACTGAGGGAGCTGAGACTAGCCTACAATCATATCAGCATCATCAACGGGGAGTTTCTGACGACGCTATCAGAATTACAAAGTATGGATTTGTCTTATAACCGCATGGTGAACGTGAGCGAACGGACTTTTGCACATCTAAATAATCTAGTGTTTGTAGGCTTAGCGGGGAACGACATAGAGTGTATTGCGGCGGGTGCATTCCGCGCGCTTCCTCGGTTGCAAGCCCTGGAACTGCAGTACAATCACCTGGAGCGTTTCGCCACCGACGTTTTCGAGCATGTTGCCAGTGATGAGCCTAACTTGTCTGTAAACGCGAGCCACAATCGGATTTCGGTGCTAGCGGGAGGAGGTACCGCACCTATTAGCGTGATAGATCTATCGCACAACGCGCTAGAAATTCTCCCTGCTGTATTTTTTGAAGGCGTGGCGCCATATCTGCGGCGCCTGCTATTAGCGCACAACCGAGTAGTGGTGTTAGATACGTTAGGTGCCCTGCCGCGGCTGGCCGTGCTTAGCCTGCGCGAGAACGCGCTGGAGACGGTGCGGCGGCGGGCACTCGCGTCCACGCCTGCATTGGAAGAACTCGACCTGACGCGCAACCGGCTGGCTATCCTACAACCTGAACAGTTCCGAGCGTTACGGCGTCTACGTGTACTGCGTCTAGCCATGAACCAGTTACGGGGGGTTCCACCGGGTGCATTCGCGGGGACGCTTCTGGAAGCGCTTGATTTACGCGACAATCGGTTAAGCAGTCCACCGGCCGCCGCGATCGGCGCGGTGGGCTTCACGTTGCGGCGGCTGGAGCTCGGCGGGAACGAACTGGCGCGGTTAGACGCAGCCGCACTCGCGAGCGCCGGCTTCCTGCGTGAGCTAGGCCTGGCGCGCGCATCCTTACGCGTGCTGCCCGACGCGGCGTTCGCCGGCCTTGGAAGATTACGGCGTCTGGATTTATCACACAACCTGCTAGTCACTAATTATCGGGAGCTGCTGCATCCCGTGCCGCGGCTGCAGCGGCTGGCACTCGCGGGCGCGGGGCTGCGCGCGGTGCCGGCGCTGCCGCTGCCGGCGCTGCACGAGCTCGACCTGAGCGGGAACGCCATCGCCGCTTGCCGCGAGGAAGACTTGCGTGCGCTACCTGAACTACGGGCGCTGAACCTGTCCAACAACCGTTTAACGATACTACAGAGTGGCGCGTGGGCGATGATGCCTAGATTGGCGGTGCTGGATGTGTCGCACAACCCGCTGACGTCAATGGCCGGCCTGGACGGCATGGGACGGTTGCTCCGTTTACGTATACAAGGCCTCCGCGTGTCAGAGCTCGAGCGGCACGCGTTACGCTCGCTGCTATCTCTGCGTGAACTCGAGCTGGATGTCGGGCGGTCGTCGGTCGGTGCAGCGTTGTCTGGTGTGCCTCAGGTTCAAGCGTTGATACTGCACGTCCGTGTGGACGTGTTAGATGGACAGTTGGTAGGAGTTGATGCGCGTAAGCTGCGCGCTTTTGAGTTGAGCGGGAGCGTGCGCTTGTTGTCGGCGCGTGCACTGGCTCCGTTGGCGCGCGCGCGGTCGCTGGCGCTGCGGATGCGCGGGTCGCGCGTGGGCGCGCTGCCGGCGCTGGCGGCGCTGGCGCGCGTGCCGGCGCTGGGGCTTGAGCTGGCCGGCAACGCGCTGGCCGCGCTCGCGCCCGCCGCGCTCTACCCCAACCTCACCGGCTGGAACACGCGCGCCACCAAGCTGCTATCGG GCGGGCTGGTGGTGCAGGAGGCGGGGCTGCGGTGCGGGTGCGGCGCGGCGTGGCTGGGCGCGTGGCTGCGGCGCTGGACGCGCGaggtcggcggcggcgcgcgcgcagccctgcgcgccgcgcggcggtCCGAGTGCGCGGCGCGGGACGGCGCGCGCGCGCTGCTGCAGCTGGAG